A single Lactuca sativa cultivar Salinas chromosome 8, Lsat_Salinas_v11, whole genome shotgun sequence DNA region contains:
- the LOC111911246 gene encoding uncharacterized protein LOC111911246 — translation MFRGDFRLNTKHTERKNNNLRDKNYEGKIGAKEKRLKEVLMVFSGKRRGGGEIETVEEDMEKLKPLHNFDLPCLKWGNQKLLRCMKVDSNGDASAVDRKQSSESGGGGGSVIGTRRRDSEFERRFRSSDDRKMESYYKFSSSEKMKARTGAAGDGEIEATREKLMFDFQKEVGKMKDAILREGLVVPPPPAMTSNSPAERPWNLRTRRAACKAPPSPSNGVNGNGDVLKPNSSPVRNECKSPKHRPIIGIATATTSAEKRDRPKFSISLSRRELEDDFMAMAGRRLPRKPKKRPRIVQKQLDTLFPGLWLSEITADLYKVPDEIETGKR, via the exons ATGTTTCGCGGCGATTTCAGATTAAACACAAAACACACAGAAAGGAAGAATAATAACCTCCGTGACAAGAATTACGAGGGGAAGATTGGAGCGAAAGAGAAGCGATTGAAAGAGGTTTTGATGGTATTTTCCGGTAAGAGAAGAGGCGGCGGAGAAATAGAAACCGTGGAGGAAGATATGGAGAAATTGAAGCCGTTGCACAATTTCGATTTGCCGTGCTTGAAGTGGGGGAATCAGAAGCTCCTACGGTGCATGAAGGTGGATTCAAACGGAGATGCGTCGGCCGTCGATCGCAAGCAATCGTCGGAGAGTGGTGGCGGCGGTGGCTCTGTAATCGGAACACGACGAAGGGATTCGGAATTTGAGAGACGATTTAGATCGAGTGATGATCGTAAGATGGAGAGTTATTATAAGTTTTCTTCCTCAGAGAAAATGAAGGCGAGAACCGGAGCTGCCGGAGATGGTGAGATCGAGGCGACTAGAGAGAAGCTGATGTTCGATTTTCAGAAGGAGGTTGGTAAGATGAAGGATGCCATTCTCAGAGAAGGTCTTGTTGTTCCGCCGCCGCCGGCGATGACGTCTAATTCTCCGGCGGAGAGGCCATGGAATTTGAGGACTAGACGAGCAGCGTGCAAGGCTCCGCCGTCTCCATCGAACGGAGTCAACGGTAACGGTGATGTTCTGAAACCTAATTCTTCTCCGGTAAGAAACGAATGCAAATCTCCGAAACACCGGCCTATCATCGGAATCGCCACCGCAACTACAAGTGCCGAGAAGAGAGACAGACCGAAGTTTTCCATTTCCCTTTCCCGTCGTGAGTTGGAGGACGATTTCATGGCTATGGCCGGTCGACGACTGCCGCGTAAGCCGAAGAAACGGCCACGGATTGTTCAAAAACAATTGGAT ACTCTTTTCCCAGGATTGTGGTTGTCGGAAATAACTGCCGATCTGTACAAAGTTCCCGACGAGATCGAAACCGGAAAG AGGTAG